From the Papaver somniferum cultivar HN1 chromosome 2, ASM357369v1, whole genome shotgun sequence genome, the window AGACAAAAAGTGAAATATTTGATTATTTGGACGGAAAAAGTGACGGTGGGGCATTTTCCCATAACTTTTTTTTAAAGGGGTATTTTTCCAACGAGGCATCGAAAGTatggggcatttttccaatttTCCCTTTTTTTAATGGCTCAACTAAACCgagtttgtttaaaattattgGTATTAGATTCCGAGAGAAGTATTAAATGGACGGAAAGGAAGACTTGAGAATTCATATCAGTGTGAAGCTCCATAATTGTTTCCCTCGAGTCTGCGACAGATATATTCTTCTATTTTAATTGCGCAGTGATTCTCCAACAATATGACTCGTATATTATCCACCGATCCGTTACAACTATTTATAACATGTATTATGTTTCACAATACCAacaacaaaataagaaaagaatgataaaaaaaagatgatcaatcacaaaacttaaacaaacttacttgggtgtattgaggcgagtaatctcttTGCTTAAGATATTTGATGCACTGCATATATTGTTGTTACAGGTTTAGCGGAAAATGTCTCCAACATCCAACAATAACTCGATGTTTTTCGCAACACTTCGATAACACCGAACAGCGAACGCGAATAGATGtagcacaaactcttctttaactcttaaagACAGATGCAAACTCTTAAATTTCTAGTACTAGTTTTATGACTCTAAAAACTCACTTGCAATGGAGAATGAGTGGGATTCATATAGATTTAGAGGTGACTCTTGGATAAATCCTTTCATGAAGAGTCACAACCCTCAGTGGAGAGTCACATCCCATGGGATAAGAAACTACATATTGAAAAGGTTTAAGTGAGTGGACACATCCATTCACACTAACTAACTCatatttctattcaaaatttcAACAACAATTGAATTACTACCTTGTCGTTTGGGATGTCTTGTGGTACAACAGGCATTGATCTCTTCGTCAATATTAAAGCAATTAAAATCCTGGAAATATAATAATACCATTACCATCATCCTAGACGAAAATTCCAAACATTAATCTCActaccatcatcttcatcatccaatACCCCCTTTTCCAATTCAACATGCTTTACCATCACCGCTGCAACAACATATACCATAATCCATTAACATCTCATCTGCGGCAACAATAACCCAATATCAACAGTTACAGTTAataaaatcaacaaatcaatgaACATTGAAGCTAAATCAACATAAGAAATCAGATCCTTAAAACATTCCCCCATCGCcgtaattaaaaataataattctttttgttaATTTCTATTTCTACAAGTCAATACAGATAAGAAAAACgaatcgaagaagaaaaaaaccattTACCTGAATCAATTATCTATCCTAAGAAGAATGAAATCCAAATTAGGTTTATGATTTATAGTTGAGTCGACTATTTTGGAggcagtggtggtggtgttgctggtgtaTTGGCCAGTAGCGGTGTAGGGGGTCGTGCTAGAACTAGCTGGTTTGATTGATTTTTCATGGTGACATATGGAGATGGAGATGATGGTGGTAGTGATGAAAATGGTGGCgacggagatggtggtggcgcgaaggtggtggtggtgatgctgaAAGAAGAGTTAGAAAAGAGAGCTTAACGTTTCAGATCTGAAGTTCAAAGGAAAGGTAAAATGTTCGATAACTTTATTAAGATGACGAGGGTATTTATGGGATTACGATAGAAATTAGTATCCTTATTTTTGGTTAGGGTATAAGTATATTAGATAAGAGTATTTATGAAGGACCAATAAATAATAGGGGTGTTTAAAAAATTCCCACTTTTTCTTTCAATACACCTCATTATGAGTCAtaagtttttttagtttttaatcaATTCCTGTGTGCACTCATCCACCTCTGGACCCTAGATTTGGGGAGTTAAAAACCCTTTTGGTGAACGGGTGGGTCACTGTTGAACAGCCTTGACCAGTAATATTGGGACATGTGGATTTGAGTGGTAAGTAGTGTTGTGATTGAAGCACAGAATAGCATTTCCGATTCCAATTTtcctctttttattatttttcattctATAAATCTATCGGACTTTTGATGACGTCACGAGTGTTTTACAAGTGAATGGGATATATTTAGAATGTCCCGAGTACTAAAAAGAGTAATGATCAATCCAGATTACAGTAGGAATATATTGTAGTACTTGCTCCTCCATCCCTGGAATGTCTGTTTGATCTAGACTGCTCGCTCAACTGCTCTAAATCTTTTAATACCCCACTAGACAAATGTTTATCTCCAAATTTGTTCTCATCCCAgactccatcttcttcttatTGTCTTTCATCTGTGATACACTGAGTCATCGTTTTTCGAACCGTTGTTACACTCAGTTTTTTAATAATTACTGACCAATTAATGATTCAGAAAGACACcccaaaaaatttttttttttttttttttttgacaagaaaaGGGCAAAATATATTAAGAAATAGCACTCATCAAAGTCACCAAAGCTAAGAgtacaaaaaagagaaaaaaaactagCTGTGACCAGTTACAGCCTCCCAATTACATATTAGAGTACTAAgagaaaaatcatcaaaaaaaacttAGAGTTCAAGGACCAATTATATATCAAACATTTGACTGAAACAATAAGCTGGGAAATAGTTCTTTTCTTATTGTTGTATAGCCTGCAATTACGCTCTATCCAGATTGGCAAAATCCCCCAAATCTTTTTTATCATGTTGCTGCTTCTTTTATTAGACCACTCCCAAATGTTGTTTTTAATGTTCTCTGCGAAAACCCAATTTACTCCAAAACTTTCTAGAAAGTACTGCCAAACCTTCCTTGTCTCGTTGCAGTGAAGAAATAAATGGCTTTGAGTCTCTGTATCATTAGAACATAAAAGGCATTGATCTGAATCAACCAAACCATCTCTAAGAAGACACCCCAACGAAGTTAAATGCTCAGAAACAAAGATGGGGTTTGAGAGTAAAATGATCAGCAGATCTTGATCCAGCCGGCCAAATTCAACACCGCTATATGCTTTAGTATAGTTTCTTTCACTGTCAACTTAAACCCCCACGTATGCATGCACCACTATGTTGACAGAGAGTTAAATAGAAAAACCACCGAAACAGAAACCTAGCTAATAGAGAGTTTTTTCCATCGTGATACATGCATGCCCATATATATAAATATGTGTACCTCCGCTCCATACACGCAAATATGTAAGAATTTGTGCACACCTGCCTTCATGTGGGGCCTTTGCTCCGATGGTGATGATGTTTCTCTTggctagaaaaacaaaaaaatgtgtACCTTGTGCTAATAATTGAAACCTAACAAACTAGGATCGACTTACCGGCACATTGGGAGtttaatttgaagaaaaaatcACCGTTTTATTTATACAGTGTTCTAAATTCCTACATATATATAGATTACAAATTCAGAAAAATAATTGTTCTACACAGGGGCTCGATCACTGTTCAGTCACTTCTCCTTGTAGAAAAATCGTGATCTATTAGTTTCCCTCATGTCACACATgacctttttaatttttaattgaaAAGAACATTCTATTCATGCAAAAACACTTGCAAGAGGTAAACACAAATACATGGATATCACACATGACCTGGCTTTAGAGTTTAGATCAAAGCTTTTCAGAGTGATTGATTAATGATCATCGGCCGTTGCTGTTTTGGTGAATTAGGTCTACTGAACCAATATTAAAGTTTCAGATTACAACTTTGGACACTCAGCCAGTATTGTGTTGGTCAAATTTTTTTTCGGGAGACAACTTTATTCATCACCTAAAGCACACAGAAATTCGCtgcttcaaggaaaaaaaaaaaaaaacagaaatttcTTGCAGTAAAATCCGAGACTGGACAAGAAAATTTTAGTGAATATTAATTTATAGACGCGTATTGTATTTCTCAAAATTTGCTCAATTTTCATTCTGATATGTCTATGGGTTTATCTGCTCAATTTTTGGCTGGCTTTCTGGAAACAAAAAATGCCGTATAAATATCAAATTTTTCTGTGGAAAGGCCTTTACGATGCAATTCCTGTCAAGGCTTAAGTTTTTAAACACATGACTgcttctgatcaatattgtgtgCTCTGTTATTTGGATCAAACTGAGGATCTGGATCACCTGCTACTTCACTGTCCTTTCTCTCAAGCTATATGGCGAGAATTTTTCCTTCATCAGTTTTCTTCTATAATGCAACATTCGACAGCCCTTTCTTGGGTGAATACCTGGCAGCTATCAGATTCTATGTTCAACATACAGAAAAACCCTTATTTCATTCATTTAGTTATTTGCATCATGCACTTCATCTGGAAACATAGATGTAGATGTGTTTTCGACAACACAACACCCAACTTTAGCTCTGTCATTCATCAAGTGAGATATTATGTTGCACAACATCATTTAGATAGCTTGTCTGATGCTTATAATCTAACTGTTAGAGATAGTCATATCTTGAATATGCCTTGGGAACCTCCTCCTCCATACTTCTTGAAAATCAATATTGATGCTTCATATAACAATGCTTCACTTTTAGTTGGTATTGGAATTATAACGAGAAATTCTGCAGGGGCATATGTTATGGGAAGGGGAACAGTAAGAAGAGCTATTAATGCTCAGCAAGCTGAAGCTTGGGCTATGCAAATGGCGATGGTAAATGGATGGACTTATGTGATATTTGGAACAGATAACTTAGGTATTAGTTTGTACTTGCAGCAAAACTCTTCTCTTTCTCATTGGCAGAGCGCTCATCTCCTTAGAAAATGTGTTAATATATGTAATATTAATCCATCTGGTCTTGTAAATTTGTGTACAGAAGTTGTAATAAAGCTGCAGATGCTTTAGCTAAAGCAGCTCGTAAACTTAATCTATATGGGAATTTGTGGTTTCAATCACCTGATCTTTTAAATCCTTACATAATTTATGATGTATCAAACCTGGTTGTTATATAAATGCTTGCTTcttagttaaaaaaaaataagataaaataaaattctaTTTCGATCTGTGATACACCTCATACTAGGCTCGTACCATTGTCGTTCTCGATTTTTTATGATTACCGATCATTAAACAAAGATTAATAGTTTCATCAAAACAAGCTAACTAAAAAGATAGGAGAAGGTACCAACCAAAcggaaagaaacaaaaaaatagtgTCAAGTGTAAAGTTGTCAGCAAATCTTGAACCAACCGGCCAAATTCAACACCACTCCTacttattttagtttattttctagCTAATATTATCTGAACGGAGACTTTTCCATTGTGATACATGCTCATATAAATTTAAATATATATTCCTCCATGCACGTAAACGTAAGTGGGGTCTTGGCTTCCGAATGATGCTTCTCTTGCCAAAAAAACAAAGAATGTGTACCACTCCCTAATAATTAAAGGAAGGAAAATTAGCACCGTTTAATTGGGGCGCtggaaaataattaaaataataggGGAGATAGGGGTAGATGGAGGTCGGAGTAAAGAAT encodes:
- the LOC113351338 gene encoding uncharacterized protein LOC113351338 → MTASDQYCVLCYLDQTEDLDHLLLHCPFSQAIWREFFLHQFSSIMQHSTALSWVNTWQLSDSMFNIQKNPYFIHLVICIMHFIWKHRCRCVFDNTTPNFSSVIHQVRYYVAQHHLDSLSDAYNLTVRDSHILNMPWEPPPPYFLKINIDASYNNASLLVGIGIITRNSAGAYVMGRGTVRRAINAQQAEAWAMQMAMVNGWTYVIFGTDNLGISLSCNKAADALAKAARKLNLYGNLWFQSPDLLNPYIIYDVSNLVVI